One window of the Candidatus Jettenia sp. genome contains the following:
- a CDS encoding lipid-A-disaccharide synthase N-terminal domain-containing protein — MTNFTAHLNVWVILGFIGQFLFGSRFFVQWVASEKRGESIIPEIFWYLSMAGSAILLTYAIYRRDPVFIMGQCSGLFIYIRNIMLIYKKKKVLTAIPSDKFSLQKTVAE; from the coding sequence ATGACGAATTTCACAGCACATCTTAATGTTTGGGTTATTCTGGGTTTTATTGGACAATTCTTGTTTGGTTCCCGATTTTTTGTACAGTGGGTTGCTTCGGAAAAGCGCGGTGAAAGTATCATTCCGGAAATATTCTGGTATTTAAGTATGGCAGGCAGTGCGATATTGTTGACCTATGCAATCTACCGTCGCGATCCCGTATTTATCATGGGGCAATGTTCAGGACTTTTTATTTATATACGTAATATCATGTTAATCTATAAGAAGAAAAAAGTACTGACCGCTATTCCAAGTGATAAATTCAGTTTACAAAAAACAGTTGCCGAATAA
- a CDS encoding ATP-binding protein has translation MPKFQKILHPEKFNLILYYTITSFVVITLLSLAVGWIFPRMESQELIKRSEEYARYFITHLNYKIYKDFLHPTLKLDKYVDLEKNHKQFRKLDKIVRENLYGLNIKKLYLYDLEGHIIYSTVPEHVGFTLDRGNNKNLDSAIHGIHASALRLAGATDSKGSHVVETLLESYYPFYELEENGYKKCRQVGVLEIYQDMSGLKKQMIKARKKAIIMTSSAMGILFLILFLIVLKAARIIHARAKQLIDARNTLEQKVEERTFEIREAYKKLQDTQRKLIQSEKLASIGTLVTGLAHEINNPLASVASCAEGLIERFMALPNRNEQNLSGDFEVFPEYLKIIYDETYRCKSIISNLLNFSRHSEPKFEKINIHRIIHEALSIVQYQPQSKCRKIQLHLSEEPCDIIGDPQQLKQVFLNLLINSLHATEEDGSIFISTCRKQTFIQITFKDSGMGIKREHLDKIFDPFFTTKPTGKGTGLGLAICYGIIDVHNGRIEVFSEGPGKGATFTIVLPLATE, from the coding sequence ATGCCAAAATTTCAAAAAATTCTACACCCGGAAAAGTTTAACTTAATCCTGTACTATACAATCACCAGTTTTGTGGTTATTACCCTGCTCAGCCTGGCGGTAGGCTGGATATTCCCGCGCATGGAGAGTCAGGAGCTGATAAAACGAAGTGAGGAATACGCGCGGTATTTTATCACTCATCTCAATTATAAGATTTATAAAGATTTTCTTCATCCAACCCTTAAGCTCGACAAGTACGTTGATCTGGAAAAGAATCACAAGCAATTCAGGAAACTCGACAAAATCGTTCGGGAAAATTTATATGGGTTAAACATAAAAAAGCTGTATTTATACGATCTGGAAGGCCATATCATTTATAGTACGGTACCCGAACATGTCGGATTTACCCTTGACCGCGGCAATAATAAAAATCTCGATTCCGCCATTCACGGTATTCATGCATCCGCGCTACGCCTGGCAGGCGCAACAGATTCAAAAGGTTCCCATGTCGTTGAAACCTTGTTAGAAAGCTATTATCCTTTCTACGAGCTGGAAGAGAATGGATATAAAAAATGCCGTCAGGTGGGAGTATTAGAGATATATCAGGATATGTCGGGATTGAAAAAACAAATGATCAAAGCACGGAAAAAAGCAATTATTATGACAAGCTCAGCAATGGGTATTTTATTTCTCATTCTCTTTCTCATCGTTCTCAAGGCAGCAAGAATTATTCATGCGAGGGCGAAACAGTTGATCGATGCACGAAATACCCTGGAACAGAAAGTCGAGGAACGAACATTTGAAATCCGTGAAGCATATAAAAAATTACAGGATACCCAGCGTAAGTTAATACAATCTGAAAAATTGGCAAGTATTGGCACCCTGGTTACCGGACTAGCCCACGAAATCAATAACCCGCTTGCCTCAGTAGCAAGTTGTGCTGAAGGCTTAATCGAACGGTTTATGGCCCTTCCGAATCGTAACGAGCAAAATTTGAGTGGGGATTTTGAGGTATTCCCTGAATACCTGAAGATCATCTATGATGAAACCTACCGATGTAAATCTATCATCTCAAATCTCCTGAATTTCTCCAGACATTCGGAACCAAAATTTGAAAAAATCAATATTCATCGTATTATTCACGAGGCTCTTTCCATTGTTCAGTATCAACCTCAGTCAAAATGCCGGAAGATACAACTCCATCTTTCTGAGGAACCCTGTGACATCATTGGAGATCCGCAGCAATTGAAACAGGTCTTTTTGAATTTGCTTATCAATTCACTTCATGCGACTGAAGAAGACGGCAGTATCTTTATATCTACCTGCCGAAAGCAGACATTTATACAAATAACTTTCAAAGATTCCGGTATGGGGATTAAACGGGAACATCTCGATAAGATATTCGATCCATTCTTTACTACAAAACCAACAGGAAAAGGCACCGGACTTGGACTTGCCATATGTTATGGTATTATAGATGTCCATAACGGCAGAATTGAGGTATTCAGTGAAGGTCCCGGCAAAGGAGCTACGTTTACCATAGTGTTACCGTTAGCAACAGAATAA
- a CDS encoding glycosyltransferase family 2 protein, protein MEPDISIVIPVYNEVDNIGPLGNSIINAMQNQNYEVIFVNDGSTDGSGDALEKWCAQYTHFHTIHFMKNAGQTAAMDAGFRHARGKYVISMDADLQNDPADIPKLLEKLNTYDMVCGWRQKRNDPWIKRISSQVANSIRNKLSWEDIKDTGCSLKAYRKECLNRIKLFHGMHRFLPTLFKMEGFTVTEIVVNHYPRKFGKSKYGVFNRAFRAFIDLLVIRWMKKRKLNYEVKP, encoded by the coding sequence ATGGAACCGGACATTTCTATCGTTATTCCAGTCTATAATGAGGTTGATAATATAGGACCTCTCGGCAACTCTATTATCAACGCCATGCAAAATCAGAATTATGAGGTAATTTTTGTTAATGATGGCAGCACTGACGGCAGTGGCGATGCATTAGAAAAATGGTGTGCTCAATATACGCACTTCCATACCATCCACTTTATGAAGAACGCAGGCCAAACCGCTGCCATGGATGCAGGCTTTCGGCATGCCAGAGGAAAATATGTAATCTCTATGGATGCTGATTTACAGAATGACCCTGCGGATATTCCCAAATTACTTGAAAAACTGAATACCTATGATATGGTATGCGGATGGAGACAGAAGAGAAACGATCCGTGGATTAAGCGCATTTCTTCCCAGGTAGCCAATTCAATTAGAAATAAACTCTCATGGGAAGATATTAAGGATACGGGATGTTCCCTCAAGGCTTATCGGAAAGAATGTCTCAATCGGATTAAGCTATTTCATGGTATGCATCGGTTTTTACCGACTTTATTCAAAATGGAAGGTTTTACGGTTACAGAAATCGTGGTAAACCATTATCCGAGAAAATTTGGGAAATCAAAGTACGGGGTATTTAATAGGGCATTCAGGGCATTTATAGACCTGTTGGTTATACGCTGGATGAAGAAACGCAAACTTAATTATGAGGTTAAACCATGA
- a CDS encoding sigma-54 dependent transcriptional regulator gives MGKKPTIIFTDDEDTFRNIMAKELSRMGYKVTCCASGAETLKNMQERDFDVVILDITMPGMNGIETLRKIKDLESTTEVIILTGQGTIENAVQAIKSGAYDYLTKPCRLHELDVLLQKALEKRQLQRENAHLKRLVKDAQGTSIMVGNSIAINAIYKMIHKVAPSDAIVLIQGESGTGKELIAQIIHQLSTRAHKPFVVVNCATLQETLLESELFGHIKGAFTGATESRIGLFEVADGGTLFLDEIGELTVNTQAKLLRVVQSGEVRRVGDNRIITVDTRILAATNKNLVMEVKNGKFREDLYFRLNVITLSLPSLRERQEDIPILIDHFLDNFCQNKQKKKLLPEAMAVMMQYPWPGNIRELKNTLERLIVLTEGDTISLEDLPDNIWNPLLTSGETKGAEITLSDIEKKHILKVLHEKQGNKTLTAETLGISLKTLYNKLKAYHIDR, from the coding sequence ATGGGAAAAAAACCTACTATTATATTCACTGATGACGAAGATACGTTTCGGAATATTATGGCAAAAGAACTAAGCCGCATGGGATATAAGGTAACCTGTTGTGCCAGCGGCGCAGAGACCTTAAAAAATATGCAGGAACGGGATTTTGATGTGGTAATACTGGATATTACGATGCCTGGCATGAATGGTATTGAGACCTTGAGAAAGATAAAAGATCTGGAGTCAACGACAGAGGTAATTATCCTGACAGGCCAGGGCACTATTGAAAACGCCGTTCAGGCTATCAAGTCAGGAGCCTATGATTATCTCACCAAGCCGTGCCGATTACATGAACTCGATGTGTTGTTACAAAAGGCACTTGAAAAAAGGCAACTACAGAGAGAAAACGCACATCTCAAAAGATTGGTAAAAGATGCCCAGGGAACCTCTATCATGGTCGGGAACAGCATTGCAATAAACGCAATATATAAAATGATTCATAAAGTAGCGCCCTCAGATGCAATCGTATTGATTCAGGGAGAGAGCGGCACGGGTAAGGAACTCATCGCTCAAATAATCCACCAGCTCAGCACAAGAGCACATAAGCCATTTGTCGTGGTTAACTGTGCGACCTTACAGGAAACCCTCTTGGAAAGTGAACTTTTTGGGCATATAAAAGGGGCATTTACCGGCGCTACCGAATCACGAATAGGCCTGTTTGAAGTGGCAGACGGAGGCACCTTATTCCTGGATGAGATTGGAGAATTAACGGTTAATACACAAGCAAAGCTTCTTCGTGTTGTTCAATCAGGTGAAGTTCGGCGCGTTGGTGATAACAGGATCATTACCGTAGATACCCGCATACTTGCAGCTACAAATAAAAACCTGGTAATGGAGGTAAAAAACGGAAAATTCAGAGAAGATCTCTATTTCCGGTTAAACGTAATTACCTTATCCCTTCCTTCACTGCGGGAGCGACAGGAAGATATCCCTATTTTAATTGATCATTTTCTCGATAATTTCTGTCAAAATAAACAAAAGAAAAAGCTCCTTCCGGAAGCAATGGCGGTAATGATGCAATATCCCTGGCCAGGAAATATCCGGGAGTTGAAGAATACCCTTGAGCGATTGATCGTGTTGACAGAAGGCGATACTATCTCTCTCGAGGATTTACCCGATAACATCTGGAACCCACTCCTGACCTCAGGAGAAACAAAAGGGGCGGAAATAACCCTTTCTGATATTGAAAAGAAACATATCCTTAAGGTACTTCATGAAAAACAAGGAAATAAAACACTCACTGCAGAGACTCTTGGTATATCCTTGAAAACTTTATATAATAAATTAAAAGCTTACCACATTGATCGATAG
- a CDS encoding diguanylate cyclase, with the protein MRFLILPGSSTDRELFTQILQKNFYDSCFINAIHQKDLNEATTQSNFDVAIMGYHSGWTDGPSILTTLKKQFPFLPVIIVANTTDEKIAIAEMKLGLTDFILREHINSLPEAIHESMKKAQLSRVYGEAQRENEAYYQLLFENNPYPMWISDQETLSFLAVNNAAIHHYGYSREEFLCMTMQDICTTEHIFTLLDHLARERISSELCSNGTGTERHRRKDGASIDVEITRNQIFFRGKKAVLILVHDITKCKRVEEELRKYEILFSKIRDLAYICDPKGTIIFLNKIFEKFTNRKPEEFIGKSFEPLFDEENLNKAKAIRARTLNGENLQFELTFKDTGIVCEYKNFPLMDEKGIVIGTIGIARDITERKEIEQRMSIQYAVTRILVESVTLHEATLKIIQTVCESQKWDLGIRWTVEKKTNMLRCTDIWHKPSITAEEFVATNRRTVFSSGIGLPGRVYISGKPCWIADIVFDADFPRSHIAAKENLHAAFGFPILCGKEVLGVMEFFSQKIWQPDKNLIIMMASIGEQIGQFTEKKQAEESLRRRIDFEKTVASISTRFVILSDLNNAIDIALADAGQLSGANRAYLFQLRDNGNIVDNTHEWCDNGVQPEIQNLQNIPVSMFPWWKENMYAGNTIHITDVSQMPPEAAAEKEILEKQGVKSLLALPVYTEKKLAGFIGFDNTVATGTWNEDDLNLLRITAEIIGNAIARKQSEAIINHMAYHDALTSLPNRILFQNRLEVAILHAKQNARAVAIMILDLDNFKIINDSLGHHTGDLLLKAVAERLMQCVRKSDTIARMGGDEFMIILHELMQIQDAALIAQKILRTLYQPFQFNGHEIYTSASIGISLYPQDANDTEGLIKHADIAMYLSKEYGKNKYRFYKSDLNTDM; encoded by the coding sequence ATGAGATTTCTGATCTTACCGGGTAGTTCTACAGATCGGGAACTATTCACACAAATATTGCAAAAGAATTTCTATGATTCCTGCTTTATAAATGCAATCCATCAAAAGGATCTCAACGAGGCAACTACCCAAAGCAATTTCGATGTAGCAATTATGGGTTATCATTCTGGCTGGACAGACGGGCCGAGCATCCTCACAACACTAAAAAAACAATTTCCTTTTCTCCCTGTGATAATAGTTGCCAATACAACGGATGAGAAAATTGCCATAGCGGAAATGAAATTAGGTTTAACCGATTTCATCCTCAGGGAACATATAAACAGCCTGCCTGAAGCAATACACGAAAGCATGAAAAAGGCTCAATTATCCAGGGTATATGGTGAAGCACAACGGGAAAACGAAGCGTATTATCAGCTTTTGTTCGAAAATAATCCATATCCTATGTGGATTTCTGATCAGGAAACACTCTCTTTTCTAGCCGTAAATAATGCCGCAATTCATCATTACGGCTATTCCCGTGAAGAATTTCTCTGCATGACCATGCAAGATATTTGTACCACCGAACATATTTTCACCTTACTCGATCATCTGGCGAGAGAGCGTATTTCTTCGGAACTTTGTTCAAACGGTACAGGTACAGAGAGACACCGGCGAAAAGATGGAGCGTCTATTGATGTAGAAATCACAAGAAATCAGATATTCTTTAGAGGAAAAAAAGCTGTGCTTATTTTGGTTCATGATATCACCAAATGTAAAAGGGTGGAAGAAGAATTGAGAAAATATGAAATACTATTTTCTAAGATAAGAGATCTTGCGTATATTTGTGACCCCAAAGGTACCATTATATTCCTGAATAAGATATTTGAAAAATTCACAAATCGGAAGCCTGAAGAATTCATAGGAAAATCATTCGAACCCCTTTTCGATGAAGAAAACCTGAACAAAGCAAAGGCTATCCGCGCAAGAACATTGAATGGAGAAAACCTGCAATTTGAGCTTACTTTTAAAGATACAGGAATAGTATGTGAATATAAAAATTTTCCTTTAATGGATGAGAAAGGGATTGTTATCGGGACTATTGGTATAGCGAGAGATATTACTGAACGCAAGGAAATTGAACAACGCATGAGTATTCAGTATGCTGTAACGCGTATACTGGTAGAATCCGTTACTCTTCATGAAGCAACTCTAAAAATTATTCAAACGGTATGTGAAAGCCAGAAATGGGATTTGGGTATACGGTGGACCGTAGAAAAGAAAACCAACATGCTCCGATGTACTGATATCTGGCATAAGCCTTCAATAACAGCTGAAGAATTTGTAGCAACCAATCGACGCACAGTCTTTTCCTCCGGTATTGGGTTACCTGGCCGTGTCTATATCAGTGGTAAACCTTGCTGGATTGCAGATATTGTTTTTGATGCAGATTTTCCCCGATCACACATTGCAGCCAAAGAGAACTTGCATGCTGCTTTTGGTTTTCCCATTCTTTGTGGAAAAGAAGTGCTTGGCGTTATGGAATTTTTTAGCCAAAAGATATGGCAACCTGATAAAAACCTGATTATCATGATGGCCTCCATCGGAGAACAGATCGGTCAGTTTACCGAAAAAAAGCAAGCCGAAGAATCTCTCAGGCGCAGAATAGACTTTGAAAAGACTGTAGCAAGTATTTCTACAAGATTTGTTATTCTTTCAGACTTAAACAATGCTATTGATATTGCGTTAGCCGATGCTGGACAGCTCAGTGGAGCTAACAGGGCATATCTTTTCCAGTTACGAGACAATGGTAACATTGTTGACAACACCCATGAATGGTGTGATAATGGGGTTCAGCCTGAAATTCAGAATCTTCAAAATATCCCTGTCTCGATGTTTCCCTGGTGGAAAGAAAATATGTATGCCGGTAATACCATTCATATTACCGATGTCTCACAGATGCCTCCTGAGGCTGCTGCAGAAAAGGAAATCCTGGAAAAACAAGGTGTCAAATCACTGCTAGCCCTGCCGGTATATACTGAAAAGAAACTGGCAGGGTTTATCGGTTTCGACAATACGGTAGCTACCGGCACATGGAATGAGGATGATTTGAACCTGCTTCGCATTACAGCAGAAATTATAGGAAACGCAATAGCACGGAAACAATCAGAAGCTATTATCAACCATATGGCTTACCACGATGCCCTTACGAGTTTACCGAACCGCATATTATTTCAAAACCGTTTAGAAGTAGCTATACTTCATGCAAAGCAAAACGCACGGGCCGTAGCTATTATGATCCTTGACCTGGATAATTTTAAGATCATTAATGATTCCCTTGGCCATCATACAGGAGATTTACTCCTAAAGGCTGTTGCAGAACGATTAATGCAGTGTGTACGGAAAAGCGATACGATCGCTCGCATGGGTGGCGATGAATTTATGATCATCCTCCACGAGCTTATGCAGATACAGGATGCTGCCCTGATCGCACAAAAAATTCTGCGTACCTTGTATCAACCTTTTCAATTCAACGGCCATGAGATATACACGAGCGCCAGTATTGGCATTAGCCTCTACCCACAGGATGCCAATGATACAGAAGGTCTGATCAAACATGCCGATATTGCCATGTACCTCTCGAAGGAATATGGCAAAAACAAATATCGCTTCTATAAGTCTGACTTGAATACCGATATGTAA
- a CDS encoding SCP2 sterol-binding domain-containing protein, which yields MNQRPEIPENITHTEYFNRLLKDRVNMSPLPKISDLHAIIQFEITDNGNGIWNIVVENGLVKEVTKERCEQATCTFTLSSATFLSIIRREITPQQAFFKGKVEIKGHMLLALKMNILVHYM from the coding sequence ATGAATCAAAGACCAGAAATTCCAGAAAATATTACTCATACTGAGTATTTTAACCGGTTATTAAAGGATAGGGTAAATATGTCTCCCCTTCCTAAAATATCAGATCTTCATGCTATTATCCAATTCGAGATAACAGATAATGGAAACGGGATATGGAACATCGTGGTAGAAAACGGCCTGGTAAAGGAAGTAACAAAAGAGAGATGTGAACAGGCCACATGCACCTTCACCCTGAGCAGCGCAACATTTCTGTCCATTATCAGACGAGAAATAACACCTCAGCAGGCTTTTTTTAAAGGGAAGGTAGAAATAAAAGGGCATATGCTTTTGGCATTAAAGATGAACATTCTTGTTCATTATATGTAA
- a CDS encoding glycosyltransferase family 39 protein gives MNFCYRVTILFCICLLTRLCFVAQYLDSYDSIDFALGLHDYDISRLQPHFPGYPVYLFTSWLFFKLFHHDVWALVMPGVLCSSLTIYPLSSLARHLFSERVALLTAVLYLINPLCWLQAERPTSDAMGLFFIIVSAYFLYRITFSDGNNNQSSGKKIYLFLGSLCLGFGLGVRLSYFPFIILWMAVVVYLTTRSIHLKKHSTFYGCTGFIIGISLWLFPQIAYIGWYHLWKNGLFFSHGHFTDWGGSIVTFGGLRRIACLVRSTWEYGLGGWWPGSSFFRLIPSFVMVISLLYSFKQHFSCRQRWFLGMYMVPYLIWINFGQNVANPRHILPVIPILLLFISHGLCKAYDEVSKDISIWRSIFLFIRFFSGFPPKPYRERKKRYDSLTAAYCPVLFILTLIVSMSIFSLKLVIRYHHHIPAPIRLIQFVESQFDNLSTRVYCSEGKRFFEYYTPLWDVRMVRNAAQLNFDLQSSIDKPQNILVVHVSGEDKQFGTERSSLIMFQGNPYTDGLYKNLFLSVWNNL, from the coding sequence ATGAATTTCTGTTACAGGGTAACTATCCTGTTTTGTATCTGTCTTTTGACACGTCTGTGTTTCGTTGCACAATATCTTGACAGTTATGACAGCATAGACTTTGCCTTAGGACTCCACGATTACGACATATCTCGCCTTCAACCTCATTTCCCGGGGTATCCAGTATACCTGTTTACTTCATGGCTTTTTTTCAAATTATTTCATCATGATGTTTGGGCATTAGTAATGCCCGGCGTACTTTGTAGTAGTCTTACTATCTATCCGCTTTCTTCACTTGCCAGACATCTGTTTTCTGAAAGAGTCGCTCTCCTAACTGCAGTCCTTTACCTTATTAACCCACTCTGCTGGTTGCAGGCCGAGCGGCCAACCTCCGATGCTATGGGTCTGTTTTTTATAATCGTATCTGCTTATTTCCTGTATCGTATAACATTTTCTGATGGTAATAATAATCAATCGTCTGGAAAGAAAATATATCTTTTTCTGGGCAGTCTATGCCTAGGTTTCGGATTAGGAGTACGGCTTTCCTACTTCCCCTTCATTATCTTGTGGATGGCTGTTGTAGTGTACTTAACTACACGAAGTATACACCTCAAAAAACATAGTACTTTCTATGGATGCACAGGATTTATTATCGGTATATCCTTGTGGCTTTTTCCCCAGATAGCTTATATCGGCTGGTACCATCTTTGGAAAAATGGCCTTTTTTTCTCACATGGCCATTTTACTGATTGGGGTGGTTCGATAGTTACCTTCGGTGGATTGAGGAGAATCGCTTGCCTCGTGAGATCAACATGGGAATATGGACTTGGCGGCTGGTGGCCAGGTTCCTCTTTTTTTCGATTGATACCATCCTTCGTAATGGTGATTTCTCTTCTTTATTCATTCAAACAACATTTCTCTTGCCGACAACGCTGGTTCCTGGGAATGTATATGGTTCCTTACCTAATCTGGATTAATTTCGGACAAAATGTTGCAAACCCACGGCATATACTGCCTGTCATACCTATACTGTTACTATTCATTTCCCACGGTCTGTGCAAGGCCTATGATGAGGTGAGCAAGGACATCTCTATATGGAGAAGTATTTTTTTATTCATAAGGTTCTTTTCCGGTTTTCCACCCAAGCCTTATAGAGAAAGAAAGAAAAGATATGATAGTCTCACTGCAGCGTACTGCCCTGTACTTTTTATCCTGACACTTATTGTCAGTATGTCGATATTCTCATTGAAATTGGTTATCAGATACCATCACCATATTCCTGCACCAATACGACTGATCCAATTTGTTGAAAGTCAGTTTGATAATCTTTCTACAAGGGTCTACTGCAGTGAAGGGAAAAGATTTTTTGAGTACTATACACCCTTATGGGATGTAAGAATGGTAAGAAACGCAGCGCAACTGAATTTTGACCTGCAATCTTCAATAGATAAACCCCAAAATATCCTCGTGGTCCATGTATCAGGAGAAGATAAACAATTTGGGACAGAGCGCTCATCTTTAATCATGTTTCAGGGAAATCCATATACGGATGGGCTATATAAAAATTTGTTTCTCTCCGTATGGAATAATTTATAA
- a CDS encoding SDR family oxidoreductase: MKHKTILITGATGFLGSYIARELSEAGFHLKLLVRKKSTIRAKERLSETFPSYGTTESAFHLLRKQNHLEIIEGDVSKNNFELDMVNYLRLAETVDEVFHCAAATKFDDDISDVHTRTNVFGTELIALFCITRKLKRLHYISTAYVAGRRRETILENELEKKQLFNNNYERSKYTAERIISIFARHYQIPYTIYRPSIITGDATTGYTKNYDNIYVFGKGLSHLKNYEMRDRRKGNDRTNSGNENHFLSLKVPGDKYGTINLIPVDYAARSIVTISRNEESLNKTFHIVNPSPPTLGELAEWMRVATGVHHVKLIPMHEFQAQQHTLQEKLFFHWTKAFQPYMFGEPNFDSTGTRNLLRGTGIECPLITQELINRFLQYAIDTNWGNQGQAAANIHFDDMSMINSDNTLNSIN; encoded by the coding sequence ATGAAACATAAAACGATACTCATAACAGGTGCAACAGGGTTTTTGGGAAGTTACATTGCAAGGGAACTTTCTGAAGCAGGATTTCATCTCAAACTCCTTGTTAGGAAGAAATCCACCATCCGGGCAAAAGAAAGACTCTCAGAAACCTTTCCATCCTATGGAACAACAGAATCTGCATTTCATTTACTACGAAAACAGAACCATCTTGAAATAATCGAAGGAGATGTTTCAAAGAATAATTTTGAACTTGATATGGTGAATTATTTAAGACTAGCGGAAACTGTTGATGAAGTATTTCACTGTGCTGCGGCTACAAAATTTGATGATGATATAAGTGATGTCCATACTCGTACAAACGTATTCGGGACGGAACTTATCGCTCTATTCTGTATAACAAGAAAACTGAAGCGACTCCACTATATCAGTACAGCCTATGTCGCCGGAAGAAGACGCGAAACAATTCTTGAAAATGAATTAGAAAAAAAACAGCTATTCAATAATAACTACGAAAGATCTAAATATACAGCCGAAAGAATTATATCGATATTTGCCAGACATTACCAGATTCCCTATACCATCTATCGGCCAAGCATAATCACGGGAGATGCAACCACAGGATACACGAAAAATTACGATAATATTTATGTATTTGGTAAAGGATTGAGCCACCTTAAGAATTATGAGATGCGGGATAGGCGTAAAGGCAATGATCGAACCAATTCAGGCAATGAAAACCATTTTCTATCCTTGAAAGTTCCTGGCGATAAATACGGTACGATAAACCTGATACCGGTAGATTATGCTGCACGTTCCATTGTTACCATATCCAGGAATGAGGAAAGTTTAAACAAGACATTCCATATCGTGAATCCATCTCCCCCTACTTTGGGTGAACTTGCGGAGTGGATGAGGGTCGCAACAGGTGTCCATCATGTAAAATTGATACCTATGCATGAGTTTCAAGCTCAGCAACATACCCTGCAGGAAAAGCTGTTTTTTCATTGGACTAAAGCCTTTCAACCCTATATGTTTGGAGAACCGAATTTTGACTCCACAGGCACAAGAAATCTGCTCCGTGGCACAGGAATCGAGTGTCCCCTTATTACCCAAGAACTTATAAACCGTTTTCTCCAGTATGCAATTGATACAAATTGGGGCAATCAAGGACAAGCTGCAGCCAATATACATTTCGATGATATGAGTATGATAAATTCCGACAATACTTTGAATAGTATTAACTGA